The Burkholderia pyrrocinia genome has a segment encoding these proteins:
- a CDS encoding acyl-CoA desaturase, whose product MLNSLLDFLSHGLLHFSWWQVALFALAVTHVTIIGVTVYLHRCQAHRALELHPIASHFFRVWLWMTTGMLTGQWAAIHRKHHAKCETEEDPHSPQTRGIWKVFLEGAELYRAEAKNEETMRKFSHGTPNDWIERNLYSKYPILGISLMMVIDVALFGVLGLTVWAVQMVWIPFWAAGVVNGFGHFWGYRNFNSADASTNLFPWGIVIGGEELHNNHHTFATSAKLSNKWYEFDIGWMYIRIMSAFGLAKVKKVAPTPRLNKPKMVLDQETLQAVLSNRYEVMARYGKAVKRAYRQELAHLKELGSSEKYQLMRGARKWFHKDADGLDEPQKKLLPEIFANSQKLHTYFQLRQDLAAIWDRSTASREQLLAQLQDWCHRAEQSGIKALQEFAMRLRRYA is encoded by the coding sequence CCTGCTCGATTTTCTTTCCCACGGGCTCCTGCATTTTTCGTGGTGGCAGGTCGCGCTGTTCGCGCTCGCCGTCACGCACGTCACGATCATCGGCGTGACGGTCTACCTGCATCGCTGCCAGGCGCACCGCGCACTGGAGCTGCATCCGATCGCGAGCCACTTCTTCCGCGTCTGGCTGTGGATGACGACCGGCATGCTGACCGGCCAGTGGGCCGCGATTCACCGCAAGCACCATGCGAAGTGCGAGACCGAGGAAGATCCGCACAGCCCGCAGACGCGCGGCATCTGGAAGGTGTTCCTCGAGGGCGCCGAGCTGTATCGCGCGGAAGCGAAGAATGAAGAGACGATGCGCAAGTTCAGCCACGGCACGCCGAACGACTGGATCGAACGCAATCTCTATTCGAAGTACCCGATCCTCGGCATCAGCCTGATGATGGTGATCGACGTCGCGCTGTTCGGCGTGCTCGGCCTGACCGTGTGGGCCGTGCAGATGGTCTGGATTCCGTTCTGGGCGGCGGGCGTCGTCAACGGCTTCGGCCACTTCTGGGGCTACCGCAACTTCAACTCGGCCGATGCGAGCACGAACCTGTTCCCGTGGGGCATCGTGATTGGCGGCGAAGAACTGCACAACAACCACCACACGTTCGCGACGTCGGCGAAGCTGTCGAACAAGTGGTACGAGTTCGACATCGGCTGGATGTACATCCGCATCATGTCGGCATTCGGTCTCGCGAAGGTGAAGAAGGTCGCGCCGACGCCGCGCCTGAACAAGCCGAAGATGGTGCTCGACCAGGAAACGCTGCAGGCCGTGCTGTCGAACCGCTACGAAGTGATGGCGCGCTACGGCAAGGCCGTGAAGCGTGCGTACCGCCAGGAGCTCGCGCACCTGAAGGAGCTCGGTTCGAGCGAGAAGTACCAGTTGATGCGCGGCGCGCGCAAGTGGTTCCACAAGGACGCCGACGGCCTCGACGAGCCGCAGAAGAAGCTGCTGCCGGAAATCTTCGCGAACAGCCAGAAGCTGCATACGTACTTCCAGTTGCGCCAGGATCTCGCCGCGATCTGGGATCGTTCGACCGCGTCGCGCGAACAGCTTCTCGCGCAATTGCAGGATTGGTGCCATCGCGCGGAACAAAGCGGCATCAAGGCACTGCAGGAATTTGCGATGCGCCTGCGTCGCTACGCCTGA
- the nadC gene encoding carboxylating nicotinate-nucleotide diphosphorylase: MTGAVSPLYDIVREQYGAAFDDAIARNVADAIAEDVGTGDQTGRLVPAGGRRRARIIVREEAVLCGVPWFEAVIDRIDPAITVQWRYREGDRMAPDSTVCELEGPARALLTAERNGLNFLQLLSGVATATRRYVDRVEGTRAKILDTRKTLPGLRLAQKYAVRVGGGENQRLALYDGILIKENHIAAAGGVGEALDAAFALDSGVPVQVEVETLAQLDTALAHRAQSVLLDNFTLDMMREAVRVAAGKAVLEVSGGVNFDTVRAFAETGVDRISIGALTKDVRATDYSMRIVD; this comes from the coding sequence ATGACCGGTGCCGTATCCCCGCTTTACGACATCGTTCGCGAGCAATACGGCGCGGCATTCGACGACGCGATTGCGCGCAACGTTGCCGATGCGATTGCGGAAGACGTCGGCACCGGCGACCAGACCGGGCGGCTCGTGCCGGCCGGCGGGCGTCGCCGTGCGCGCATCATCGTGCGCGAGGAAGCCGTGCTGTGCGGCGTGCCATGGTTCGAGGCCGTGATCGACCGGATCGATCCGGCGATCACCGTGCAATGGCGCTACCGCGAAGGCGACCGGATGGCGCCCGATTCGACCGTCTGCGAGCTCGAAGGGCCGGCGCGCGCGCTGTTGACGGCCGAGCGCAACGGGCTGAACTTCCTGCAACTGCTGTCGGGCGTCGCGACCGCGACGCGCCGTTATGTCGATCGTGTCGAAGGCACGCGCGCGAAGATCCTCGATACGCGCAAGACGCTGCCGGGCCTGCGGCTCGCGCAGAAATACGCGGTGCGCGTCGGCGGCGGCGAGAACCAGCGTCTCGCGCTGTACGACGGCATCCTGATCAAGGAGAACCACATCGCAGCGGCGGGCGGCGTCGGCGAGGCGCTCGACGCGGCGTTCGCGCTGGATTCGGGCGTGCCCGTGCAGGTTGAAGTCGAGACGCTCGCGCAGCTCGACACGGCGCTCGCACATCGCGCGCAGTCGGTGCTGCTCGACAACTTCACGCTCGACATGATGCGTGAAGCGGTGCGCGTGGCGGCCGGCAAGGCCGTGCTCGAGGTGTCGGGCGGTGTCAATTTCGACACGGTGCGCGCATTCGCGGAGACGGGCGTCGATCGCATCTCGATCGGCGCGCTGACGAAGGACGTGCGCGCGACGGACTATTCGATGCGAATCGTCGACTGA
- the nadB gene encoding L-aspartate oxidase: MKFDVAIVGSGLAGLSVALNLASTRRVALIAKRSMMEGASDNAQGGIAAVLDSADSIENHVDDTLVAGGGLCDEGATRYIVEHGREAIEWLISQGVPFTKDDAAELGFHLTREGGHSHRRIIHAADATGHAVLATLSERARQHPNITFFENHHAIDLITSDRLGLPGRRCHGLYALDVDNDRTITIEAPHTVLATGGAGKVYLYTTNPDTATGDGIAMAWRAGCRVSNMEFIQFHPTCLFHPYAKSFLISEAVRGEGGLLKLPDGTRFMPAHDPRAELAPRDIVARAIDFEIKKRGIDCVYLDISHQPEAFLREHFPTIHARCLEFGIDIAKQPIPVVPAAHYTCGGVVTDLAGRTDLAGLYAVGETSYTGLHGANRLASNSLLECLVIGRAAAEAIEAAGFDAETPATLPAWDESRVSDADEEVVVAHNWDELRRLMWNYVGIVRTDKRLERAKHRLSLLRDEIHEYYANFRVTRDLLELRNLVDVATLIVKSAHSRRESRGLHYSRDWPHTLPKALPSVLTPRARR; the protein is encoded by the coding sequence ATGAAATTCGACGTGGCGATCGTCGGCAGCGGCCTGGCAGGGCTGTCGGTCGCGCTCAATCTGGCCAGCACGCGACGTGTCGCGCTGATCGCGAAACGTTCGATGATGGAGGGCGCAAGCGATAACGCGCAGGGCGGCATCGCGGCAGTCCTCGATTCGGCAGACAGTATCGAGAACCACGTCGACGACACGCTGGTCGCCGGTGGCGGCCTGTGCGACGAAGGCGCGACGCGCTATATCGTCGAGCACGGCCGCGAAGCGATCGAATGGCTGATCTCGCAAGGCGTGCCGTTCACGAAGGACGACGCGGCCGAACTCGGCTTCCACCTGACGCGCGAAGGCGGCCACAGCCACCGCCGGATCATCCACGCGGCCGATGCGACCGGCCATGCGGTGCTCGCGACGCTGTCGGAGCGCGCGCGCCAGCATCCGAACATCACGTTCTTCGAAAACCACCATGCGATCGACCTGATCACGTCGGACCGGCTCGGCCTGCCCGGCCGCCGCTGTCACGGCCTGTATGCGCTCGACGTCGACAACGACCGCACGATCACGATCGAGGCGCCGCATACGGTGCTCGCAACGGGCGGTGCCGGCAAGGTCTACCTGTACACGACGAATCCCGACACGGCGACCGGCGACGGCATCGCGATGGCGTGGCGCGCGGGCTGCCGCGTGTCGAACATGGAATTCATCCAGTTCCACCCGACCTGCCTGTTCCATCCGTATGCGAAATCGTTCCTGATTTCGGAGGCCGTGCGCGGCGAAGGCGGCCTGCTGAAGCTGCCCGACGGCACGCGTTTCATGCCCGCGCACGATCCGCGCGCCGAGCTTGCGCCGCGCGACATCGTCGCGCGCGCGATCGACTTCGAGATCAAGAAGCGCGGGATCGACTGCGTGTATCTCGACATCAGCCATCAGCCGGAAGCGTTCCTGCGCGAACATTTCCCGACGATCCATGCGCGCTGCCTCGAATTCGGCATCGACATCGCGAAACAGCCGATCCCCGTCGTGCCGGCCGCGCACTACACGTGCGGCGGCGTCGTGACCGATCTCGCCGGGCGCACCGATCTCGCGGGCCTGTACGCGGTCGGCGAAACGTCGTACACGGGGCTGCACGGCGCGAACCGGCTCGCCAGCAACTCGCTGCTCGAATGCCTCGTGATCGGCCGTGCAGCGGCCGAGGCGATCGAGGCAGCCGGCTTCGACGCCGAAACGCCGGCCACGCTGCCCGCATGGGATGAAAGCCGCGTGTCGGATGCGGACGAGGAAGTCGTCGTCGCGCACAACTGGGACGAGTTGCGCCGCCTGATGTGGAACTACGTCGGCATCGTGCGCACCGACAAGCGCCTCGAACGCGCGAAGCACCGGCTGTCGCTGCTGCGTGACGAGATCCACGAGTACTACGCAAACTTCCGCGTGACACGCGACCTGCTCGAACTGCGCAACCTCGTCGACGTGGCGACGCTGATCGTGAAGAGTGCGCACTCGCGCCGCGAAAGCCGCGGGCTGCACTACAGCCGCGACTGGCCCCACACGCTGCCGAAGGCGCTGCCGAGCGTACTCACGCCGCGCGCGCGTCGCTGA
- the nadA gene encoding quinolinate synthase NadA, with product MQSTIKPVEYDRPVAAGTVCGVGQAWAKVPDAPSPEERAALKARIKALLVREKAVLVAHYYVDAELQELADETGGCVADSLEMARFGRDHDAQTLVVAGVRFMGETAKILSPNKRILMPDLDATCSLDLGCPVDEFSAFCDAHPDRTVVVYANTSAAVKARADWMVTSSIGLEIVADLHARGEKIIWAPDRHLGSYIQKKTGADMLLWQGSCLVHDEFKGIELDLLRAEYPDAKVLVHPESPENVVAQADVVGSTTQLIDAAVKFDATRFIVATDLGILHKMQLAAPGKTFIAAPTAGNSATCKSCAHCPWMAMNGLANLADVLERGHNEIFVDPAIGERARLPIDRMLDFAAAHKKRVQASGDLQRDQQLFANVGAA from the coding sequence ATGCAATCGACGATCAAACCCGTCGAGTACGACCGGCCCGTCGCAGCAGGGACCGTGTGCGGCGTGGGACAGGCATGGGCCAAGGTGCCCGATGCACCGTCCCCCGAGGAGCGCGCTGCGCTGAAGGCGCGCATCAAGGCGCTGCTCGTGCGTGAAAAGGCCGTGCTGGTCGCGCACTACTACGTGGATGCGGAACTGCAGGAACTCGCCGACGAAACCGGCGGCTGCGTTGCCGACTCGCTCGAAATGGCCCGCTTCGGCCGCGATCACGACGCGCAGACGCTGGTCGTCGCCGGCGTACGCTTCATGGGCGAAACCGCGAAGATCCTGAGCCCGAACAAACGAATCCTGATGCCCGATCTCGATGCGACCTGTTCGCTCGACCTCGGCTGTCCGGTCGATGAATTCTCGGCGTTCTGCGATGCGCATCCCGACCGCACCGTCGTCGTCTACGCGAACACCAGCGCGGCCGTGAAGGCGCGCGCGGACTGGATGGTCACGTCGTCGATCGGCCTCGAGATCGTGGCCGACCTGCACGCGCGCGGCGAGAAGATCATCTGGGCGCCCGATCGCCATCTCGGCAGTTATATCCAGAAGAAAACCGGCGCGGACATGCTGCTGTGGCAGGGTTCGTGCCTCGTACACGACGAATTCAAGGGGATCGAGCTCGACCTGCTGCGCGCCGAATACCCGGACGCGAAGGTGCTCGTCCATCCAGAATCGCCGGAAAACGTCGTTGCGCAGGCCGATGTCGTCGGCTCGACCACGCAACTGATCGACGCGGCCGTCAAGTTCGACGCGACGCGCTTCATCGTTGCGACAGATCTGGGCATCCTGCACAAGATGCAGCTCGCGGCACCCGGCAAGACCTTCATCGCAGCGCCGACGGCCGGCAACAGCGCGACCTGCAAGAGCTGCGCGCACTGCCCGTGGATGGCGATGAACGGCCTTGCGAACCTCGCCGACGTGCTCGAACGCGGTCACAACGAGATCTTCGTCGATCCCGCGATCGGCGAGCGGGCGCGCCTGCCGATCGACCGGATGCTCGATTTCGCGGCCGCGCACAAGAAGCGCGTGCAGGCGAGTGGCGATCTGCAGCGCGACCAGCAACTGTTTGCGAACGTGGGGGCTGCATGA